One Helicoverpa zea isolate HzStark_Cry1AcR chromosome 20, ilHelZeax1.1, whole genome shotgun sequence genomic region harbors:
- the LOC124640382 gene encoding uncharacterized protein LOC124640382 — protein MSIKTFEELLTQFRNSIKPDVKLIIVLRYLASGCSFAELHYMFKIGISTIAEIVREVCAAIWFCLKNICLPQPTKDMWLQIANGFSTRAHFPNCIGACDGKHIRIIAPNNSGSMCFNYKGYFSLVLLAICDSNYKFVMIDVGAYGRFGDSAIFQNSNFYKKIQENRLNIPEPAPISGNNATCFPFVFVGDEAFALSTCMMRPYPRNNLNITKRTFNYRLCVARRYIECTFGILANKWRIFHRPINVHIDLVSDIIKSACILHNFVRDRDGYSFRDSLSNPLTETITRDNVRRNNRTAFGYRESFAEYFMHEGRVEWQDNYI, from the exons ATGAGCATAAAAACGTTTGAAGAATTATTGACACAATTTCGCAATAGTATTAAACCGGATGTAAAGTTAATAATAGTGCTAcg ATATTTGGCGTCAGGCTGTTCATTCGCAGAATTGCATTATATGTTTAAGATTGGAATTAGTACTATCGCCGAAATAGTTCGAGAAGTATGTGCAGCTATATGgttttgcttaaaaaatatatgcctaCCACAACCAACCAAAGATATGTGGCTTCAAATTGCAAATGGTTTCTCTACTAGAGCACATTTTCCGAACTGTATAGGTGCTTGTGACGGAAAACATATTAGAATTATAGCACCTAACAATAGTGGATCAATGTGCTTCAattataaaggatatttttctttGGTATTGCTAGCAATTTGTGACAGCAACTACAAATTTGTGATGATTGATGTTGGAGCATATGGAAGATTCGGTGACTCAGCAATATTTCAAAActcaaacttttataaaaaaattcaagaGAACCGCTTGAACATTCCTGAACCAGCACCTATTTCAGGAAACAATGCAACTTGTTTCCCCTTCGTTTTTGTAGGAGACGAGGCATTTGCTTTAAGTACGTGCATGATGCGCCCTTATccgagaaataatttaaatattacaaaaagaacATTCAATTATAGACTTTGTGTGGCTAGACGTTACATTGAATGTACTTTTGGCATACTTGCGAATAAGTGGCGCATTTTTCACAGACCAATTAATGTTCACATCGATTTAGTTAGTGATATTATTAAGTCTGCTTGCATTTTACACAACTTTGTAAGAGACAGAGACGGATATTCTTTTAGAGACTCATTAAGTAATCCACTAACTGAAACTATTACTCGAGATAACGTGCGAAGAAACAATAGAACTGCTTTCGGATATCGAGAATCATTTGCAGAATATTTTATGCATGAAGGGAGAGTAGAATGGCAggataattacatttaa